The following are encoded together in the Thalassolituus oleivorans MIL-1 genome:
- a CDS encoding DUF2933 domain-containing protein codes for MSNQKQSFWMSPKGFASMGLIASVTYFLLMEHRQHLFLYLPFIIILLCPLMHIFMHGGHGGHDDHAEHDEQGEGSGNESEAYKRGLEEGRKQTHKHNSH; via the coding sequence ATGAGTAACCAAAAACAATCGTTTTGGATGAGCCCTAAGGGCTTTGCATCTATGGGACTTATTGCATCGGTGACGTACTTTTTGCTGATGGAACATCGGCAGCATCTGTTTCTGTATTTGCCTTTTATTATTATTTTACTCTGCCCACTAATGCACATTTTTATGCACGGAGGTCATGGAGGGCACGATGATCATGCTGAGCACGATGAACAGGGTGAGGGTTCAGGTAATGAGTCCGAAGCCTATAAGCGTGGCCTGGAAGAGGGTCGCAAACAAACTCATAAACATAACTCACATTAA
- a CDS encoding site-specific integrase, translating to MAKSGQARVLSPSQQQELFSVIKTHRHPEKNLAIMQISFRLGLRAQEIALLQIKEVAQLNPTGTDFKLLEVMSLPAAYTKGANAVRRSQSTYTRKSLSFTVDAFDSVVKQIESLVKAGVAVNPKDFYPPEKKHRGKSRDLPLIDDELRRSLETHLRRRMSKESKLRPSDPLFLSQKGTPYSPNTLQEHMAHMLRNWAGVEKASSHSGRRSVITDIIHNQKKSVKVAQKVAGHVNPSTTIIYEEPPEELIASALAGLSRQQ from the coding sequence ATGGCGAAGTCTGGTCAAGCCCGAGTGCTATCTCCTTCGCAGCAGCAAGAACTCTTCTCTGTGATAAAAACTCATCGCCACCCAGAGAAGAACCTGGCCATCATGCAAATCTCCTTCAGGCTTGGTTTGCGAGCTCAGGAGATTGCTCTGCTTCAGATTAAAGAGGTCGCCCAGTTAAATCCAACCGGCACTGACTTCAAATTGCTAGAGGTCATGAGTTTGCCTGCCGCTTATACCAAGGGTGCCAATGCTGTTCGTCGATCTCAATCTACTTACACGCGAAAGTCGCTTAGCTTCACCGTTGACGCCTTTGATAGTGTTGTCAAGCAGATAGAGTCTTTGGTAAAGGCTGGGGTAGCGGTTAATCCCAAGGACTTTTATCCACCGGAAAAGAAGCATCGCGGAAAGTCGAGAGATCTGCCTTTGATTGATGATGAGCTACGTCGAAGCCTCGAGACACATTTACGCAGGAGAATGAGCAAAGAATCTAAGCTGCGCCCTTCAGACCCTCTTTTTCTCTCGCAGAAAGGTACGCCCTATTCCCCCAATACTTTGCAGGAGCATATGGCTCATATGCTACGAAACTGGGCTGGCGTGGAAAAAGCGAGCTCGCACAGCGGTAGACGCTCGGTCATAACGGACATCATTCACAATCAGAAAAAGTCTGTGAAGGTAGCTCAGAAAGTCGCTGGTCACGTTAATCCATCCACGACAATCATCTATGAAGAGCCCCCTGAAGAACTCATTGCGAGCGCTTTGGCAGGTCTCTCCAGGCAGCAATAG
- a CDS encoding heavy metal translocating P-type ATPase encodes MSETKGHCHSEQAESSAVTSTSSLMTELIIEGAGCASCVGKIEGALKAVSGVEHAEMNFAQRTVSVSGTADPEALIHAVESVGYNAKVGSSGSDPDALDEKEQADLAYYKKLMRETWIALALGAPLMAYALITGEMSVNTTTERIVWLIIGILTLGVLLASGRHFYVGAWKSFLNHSANMDTLIALGTGTAWLYSMVVVFFPEAVPAQARHVYFEATAIIIGLIDLGLALEIKARGRTSEAIKRLIGLQAKTARVIRDDKEIDLPIEQVLLGDLVRARPGEKVPVDGTVTDGHTAIDESMLTGEPMPVEKAEGDKVAAGTLNKTGSIVFRATRVGKDTALAQIINMVKRAQNSKPPIGRLADLISAYFVPVVMIVSVISALAWLNFGPAPAIAFAIVSATTVLIIACPCALGLATPMSVMVGVGKAAEAGVLIRNGEALQTASKITAMILDKTGTITLGSPKVTDIVVAPGRTEEEVLQLAASVEAGSEHPLAIAIIETAQEKSIELSKASSFNAITARGVEANVDGHEVLFGNEKLMHERNISLVIEGVNFVEKAQLLAAEAKTPMYFAIDGQFAGIIAVADPIKEDSISAIQRLQKNGIRVVMLTGDNRDTAKAVAEKVGISEFIAEVLPEDKAKKVQELQMAGEIVGMTGDGINDAPALALANVGFAIGTGTDVAIESADITLMRGSLHGLADAIAVSKATLRNIKQNLFGAFVYNMAGVPVAAGILYPVLGILMNPVIAGAAMAFSSLTVVTNANRLRLFKAKEH; translated from the coding sequence ATGAGTGAAACCAAAGGCCATTGCCATTCTGAGCAAGCCGAATCTTCCGCAGTGACATCAACGTCGTCGCTGATGACTGAATTAATTATTGAAGGAGCGGGTTGCGCCAGTTGCGTAGGTAAAATTGAAGGTGCACTGAAAGCGGTATCGGGTGTTGAGCACGCGGAAATGAATTTTGCGCAGCGTACCGTAAGTGTCTCAGGGACGGCAGATCCAGAAGCGTTAATTCACGCCGTGGAAAGTGTAGGGTACAACGCTAAAGTCGGTTCATCCGGCTCGGATCCAGACGCATTGGATGAAAAAGAACAAGCAGATCTGGCGTACTACAAAAAATTAATGCGTGAGACGTGGATAGCGTTAGCCTTGGGCGCACCACTAATGGCTTATGCGCTAATTACTGGTGAGATGAGCGTTAATACGACAACGGAACGAATTGTATGGTTGATTATTGGGATCCTCACCCTCGGGGTACTGCTTGCGTCTGGACGTCATTTTTATGTGGGTGCCTGGAAATCTTTCCTCAATCACTCTGCCAATATGGACACGCTAATAGCGCTAGGAACCGGTACTGCCTGGCTGTATTCCATGGTAGTGGTGTTTTTCCCAGAGGCTGTACCAGCCCAAGCGCGACACGTCTATTTTGAGGCGACGGCGATCATTATTGGCCTCATTGACTTGGGCTTGGCGCTTGAAATCAAGGCACGAGGTCGTACCAGTGAAGCCATAAAACGTTTAATTGGATTACAAGCTAAAACTGCACGCGTGATTCGAGACGACAAAGAGATCGATCTACCCATTGAACAGGTTTTATTGGGTGATTTGGTACGAGCCCGTCCCGGTGAAAAAGTTCCGGTGGACGGTACGGTAACGGACGGACACACGGCGATCGATGAATCCATGCTAACCGGTGAACCCATGCCAGTCGAAAAAGCGGAAGGTGACAAGGTGGCCGCAGGTACGCTAAACAAGACCGGTAGCATCGTTTTTAGGGCAACCCGTGTTGGCAAGGACACGGCGCTGGCGCAAATTATCAATATGGTGAAACGCGCGCAAAATTCGAAACCGCCAATAGGACGCTTGGCAGACCTTATCTCTGCGTATTTTGTCCCTGTTGTCATGATTGTCTCTGTCATAAGCGCTTTAGCATGGCTCAATTTTGGGCCGGCACCCGCGATAGCATTTGCCATTGTATCCGCCACGACGGTTCTGATTATTGCCTGTCCTTGTGCTTTGGGCCTCGCTACACCGATGTCGGTGATGGTTGGGGTAGGTAAGGCTGCTGAAGCTGGTGTGCTTATCCGCAATGGCGAAGCGCTGCAAACGGCTTCCAAAATTACCGCAATGATCCTCGATAAAACCGGCACGATAACTCTGGGATCACCCAAAGTTACCGATATTGTTGTAGCCCCTGGCCGCACCGAAGAGGAGGTGTTGCAGTTGGCGGCAAGTGTTGAAGCAGGTTCCGAGCACCCCTTAGCGATCGCCATTATCGAAACAGCGCAAGAAAAGTCTATCGAATTAAGTAAAGCCTCTTCCTTCAACGCCATTACCGCTAGGGGAGTCGAAGCAAACGTTGACGGGCATGAGGTGCTGTTTGGCAATGAAAAGCTCATGCATGAACGTAATATTTCGTTGGTCATAGAGGGAGTTAATTTTGTCGAAAAAGCCCAATTGCTAGCGGCCGAAGCAAAGACACCCATGTACTTTGCCATTGATGGTCAGTTCGCCGGCATTATTGCAGTCGCGGACCCCATTAAAGAAGACTCCATTTCAGCGATACAACGTCTGCAAAAAAATGGGATTCGCGTCGTCATGCTCACCGGCGACAACCGAGATACCGCCAAAGCGGTGGCAGAAAAAGTCGGAATTTCGGAATTTATAGCCGAAGTTCTCCCAGAGGATAAAGCAAAAAAAGTACAAGAATTGCAAATGGCCGGTGAAATTGTCGGGATGACAGGCGACGGTATCAACGACGCGCCTGCGTTGGCATTGGCTAATGTCGGGTTTGCGATCGGTACCGGAACAGACGTAGCCATTGAAAGTGCGGACATCACACTTATGCGCGGTTCGCTGCACGGCCTAGCCGATGCCATTGCCGTAAGTAAAGCCACATTGCGCAATATTAAACAAAATCTATTCGGAGCCTTTGTTTACAACATGGCGGGTGTTCCTGTGGCTGCCGGTATTCTTTATCCCGTGCTAGGGATATTGATGAACCCTGTCATCGCTGGTGCCGCGATGGCTTTCTCATCATTGACGGTCGTGACTAACGCAAATCGTCTACGTCTATTTAAAGCTAAAGAACACTGA
- a CDS encoding P-II family nitrogen regulator, protein MSLCKVVAIFDEFRLENVENELIKHGVHGFTLHPVRGRGRYFDSFNENHLIKHIQMEIYAANEQANDLCRLISEVAYSGSESEGLVSVVPVQALSWIHDKRPARASDFSFKESRNEH, encoded by the coding sequence ATGAGTCTATGTAAAGTCGTCGCTATTTTTGATGAGTTTCGTTTGGAAAATGTAGAAAATGAATTAATCAAACACGGCGTTCATGGTTTTACCTTACATCCCGTTAGGGGTCGTGGTCGCTACTTTGATAGCTTTAACGAAAACCATTTGATTAAACATATTCAGATGGAAATCTACGCAGCCAATGAACAGGCTAATGACCTTTGTCGCTTAATTTCAGAGGTAGCTTACAGCGGTTCTGAAAGTGAAGGTCTTGTATCCGTTGTTCCTGTGCAGGCACTGAGCTGGATTCATGATAAGAGACCGGCGCGAGCGAGTGATTTTTCGTTTAAGGAGTCTCGCAATGAACATTAA
- a CDS encoding TA system antitoxin ParD family protein has translation MIKATSSVRLESSLINAATIAGIPLKRSAAEQIEYWAEIGRKVVKAVDPEVLLAVQSGLAVLRIEPTASSPIDTNEVFPVDRPHNSGALREAIAAGSVRYQASISKPGYLEACYPDGHIEVGRFTNGRFLPE, from the coding sequence ATGATCAAAGCCACATCCTCTGTAAGACTGGAAAGTAGTCTTATTAACGCAGCGACAATCGCTGGCATCCCTCTGAAACGCAGCGCAGCAGAACAGATTGAGTACTGGGCGGAGATTGGCCGCAAAGTTGTCAAGGCAGTTGATCCGGAAGTCCTGCTAGCCGTACAGAGTGGACTTGCGGTTCTTCGTATTGAACCCACTGCATCTTCTCCTATAGATACAAACGAAGTATTCCCAGTCGATCGACCCCATAATTCGGGGGCTTTAAGAGAAGCGATTGCCGCAGGCTCCGTACGATACCAAGCATCAATCTCAAAGCCAGGTTATTTGGAAGCTTGTTATCCTGATGGACATATTGAAGTAGGACGTTTTACTAACGGACGATTCCTCCCGGAGTAA
- a CDS encoding cupredoxin domain-containing protein, with the protein MLIVNIGGLILIALIVWWFWLYKPKAEILGGNDVVVVVENGVYKPSHILLDGSTSHDITFLRKDASPCSETLLIPELDISETLPLNKPIKIHIPNLSIGEYAFHCQMQMYKGSIKVEGGTA; encoded by the coding sequence ATGTTAATTGTAAATATAGGTGGACTAATTTTAATTGCACTCATCGTGTGGTGGTTTTGGTTGTACAAGCCTAAAGCGGAAATATTGGGTGGAAATGACGTAGTCGTGGTTGTCGAAAATGGTGTGTATAAGCCCTCTCATATTTTATTGGATGGGAGTACTTCTCACGACATCACCTTTCTTAGAAAAGATGCATCCCCTTGTTCAGAAACTCTATTGATTCCTGAATTGGACATCAGTGAAACGTTACCACTCAATAAGCCGATTAAAATTCATATTCCAAATTTAAGTATTGGTGAGTACGCATTTCACTGCCAAATGCAAATGTACAAAGGCTCCATAAAAGTGGAAGGGGGTACAGCATGA
- a CDS encoding MerR family transcriptional regulator codes for MRVKELAKELCVSAETVRFYTRKGYLSPTKSPGNGYKEYGARDQARMRFILSARALGFTVADIGEILAVADKKSTPCPVVRLLIEQRLLETEAQFSETKKLRDRMRHAVREWNGLPDAEPTGHMICHLIEIFSPNNTRGLNDE; via the coding sequence ATGCGAGTCAAAGAGTTAGCCAAAGAGCTTTGCGTCAGTGCAGAAACCGTTAGGTTTTATACCCGTAAAGGCTACTTGTCACCCACTAAGAGTCCCGGTAATGGCTATAAGGAATATGGTGCGAGAGACCAGGCTCGCATGCGTTTTATTCTCAGTGCGAGGGCACTTGGGTTTACGGTGGCAGATATTGGTGAAATTTTAGCGGTGGCGGACAAAAAGAGCACGCCGTGTCCTGTTGTGAGGTTGTTGATCGAGCAGCGTTTATTGGAAACTGAGGCACAATTTTCGGAAACCAAGAAATTGCGGGATCGAATGCGCCACGCGGTGCGTGAATGGAACGGACTACCTGATGCCGAACCCACGGGGCATATGATTTGCCACTTAATCGAAATTTTTTCACCTAATAACACGCGAGGATTAAACGATGAGTGA
- a CDS encoding methyltransferase family protein, protein MHGESSYGLWTLVILNSAIFIFFAFSFVKPKTKTDWRSLTAFSAFIVALFTEMYGFPLTIYFLSGWLAEKYPGVDFLAHENGHLLHTLFGFEGNAHFDPLHIASNLLIFLGFILLSSAWAVLHKAQQTRSLATSGWYARCRHPQYIAFILIMFGFLLQWPTIPTVVMFPILVWVYIRLARREEAMALAEFGDEYRAYQDRTPAWIPAWNVAKEPTHSH, encoded by the coding sequence ATGCACGGCGAATCTTCATACGGTTTGTGGACTTTGGTGATTTTAAATTCCGCCATTTTTATTTTTTTCGCATTTAGTTTTGTTAAACCGAAAACGAAAACGGATTGGCGAAGCCTTACCGCCTTTTCCGCTTTTATTGTCGCGTTGTTTACAGAAATGTATGGCTTTCCACTGACGATCTATTTTTTATCTGGCTGGTTGGCGGAAAAATATCCGGGTGTCGATTTTTTAGCACATGAAAACGGCCACTTGCTGCATACCTTATTCGGATTTGAGGGGAATGCACATTTCGATCCCTTGCATATCGCGAGCAATCTACTCATTTTCCTTGGGTTTATTCTATTGTCCTCCGCCTGGGCGGTTTTGCATAAAGCTCAGCAAACGCGATCGCTCGCAACCTCTGGCTGGTATGCGCGCTGCCGACACCCTCAATATATTGCTTTTATTCTAATTATGTTTGGATTTTTATTGCAGTGGCCAACCATTCCTACCGTCGTCATGTTTCCGATATTGGTCTGGGTATATATCCGTTTGGCCAGGCGTGAAGAGGCCATGGCCTTGGCCGAATTTGGTGACGAATATCGGGCTTATCAAGACCGTACGCCTGCATGGATTCCCGCGTGGAATGTCGCAAAAGAACCAACACATTCACACTAG
- a CDS encoding DUF5676 family membrane protein: MNINSIKIATVTAGYVAGVWVLCSIAVVIAPDTLRYISGAMMHLDLSQWDWEMGMDTFVVGLLAWSFFSWVTVWCIVTLYQYSLRSFS; this comes from the coding sequence ATGAACATTAATTCAATAAAAATCGCCACAGTTACCGCAGGTTACGTTGCTGGTGTTTGGGTACTTTGTTCAATAGCAGTCGTAATTGCGCCAGATACGTTGCGCTATATCTCCGGCGCCATGATGCATCTTGATCTTTCTCAATGGGATTGGGAAATGGGGATGGATACATTCGTAGTCGGGCTGTTGGCCTGGTCTTTTTTTTCATGGGTAACAGTGTGGTGCATTGTTACTCTCTATCAATATTCTCTGAGGAGCTTCTCATGA
- the petA gene encoding ubiquinol-cytochrome c reductase iron-sulfur subunit: MERKEPNDNRRRFLGVATGFVAGVGVMGAAIPFIGSWQPSAKAKAIGAPVQVNVDKIEPGEMVSVAWQGKPVFLLRRTEESLAILESEEHLGQLRDPASDINNQPEYTKNNTRSIRPEILIVVGICTHLGCVPEYRANGMIGVIHSLYFCPCHGSKFDLAGRVYKGVPAPTNLIVPPHTYIIGKIFFVYARQLS, encoded by the coding sequence GTGGAACGTAAAGAACCCAATGACAATCGACGACGCTTTTTAGGCGTCGCCACCGGTTTTGTTGCAGGAGTCGGTGTGATGGGGGCGGCGATTCCTTTTATTGGATCGTGGCAGCCCAGCGCCAAGGCGAAAGCCATCGGCGCACCGGTGCAAGTGAATGTCGATAAAATTGAGCCGGGAGAGATGGTGAGTGTAGCGTGGCAGGGTAAACCTGTTTTCTTATTACGTCGAACTGAAGAGAGTCTCGCCATATTGGAAAGCGAAGAACACCTTGGTCAACTGCGTGATCCCGCATCTGACATTAATAATCAGCCCGAATATACCAAAAACAACACGCGAAGTATTCGGCCAGAGATTTTAATTGTTGTGGGTATTTGTACGCATCTAGGATGTGTGCCGGAGTATCGGGCGAACGGAATGATAGGTGTGATTCACAGCTTGTACTTTTGTCCCTGCCACGGTTCGAAATTTGATCTTGCAGGCCGCGTTTATAAAGGTGTGCCCGCGCCTACCAACCTCATCGTACCACCACATACATATATTATTGGGAAGATATTCTTCGTCTATGCGCGTCAATTAAGCTAG
- a CDS encoding transposase yields the protein MKLGEVTASQIFKRMNSYSKNNPLYEALKAFGGIPKTLFLLRYADDVGMRKAIHRQLNKGEAGNKLDRALAIGRADYVQTIKEDQEIAETCKRLLKNVIVCWNFMYLSKRLSEAKTDVEYSLLLKKIKASSMLAWEHFVFHGEFDFSQNSLKDSQQIDLQKILDPDLIKE from the coding sequence ATTAAGCTAGGCGAAGTTACAGCGTCTCAAATCTTCAAACGAATGAACTCATACTCAAAAAACAACCCTCTTTACGAAGCACTAAAAGCATTTGGAGGTATTCCAAAAACGTTGTTCTTGCTCCGGTATGCCGACGACGTGGGTATGCGAAAAGCCATCCACCGCCAGTTAAATAAAGGGGAGGCAGGGAATAAACTTGATCGAGCGCTGGCCATTGGACGAGCAGATTATGTGCAGACAATTAAAGAAGATCAGGAGATCGCAGAGACCTGCAAGCGACTACTTAAAAATGTCATCGTTTGCTGGAATTTTATGTATCTCTCCAAACGTCTGTCAGAAGCCAAAACAGATGTTGAGTATTCCCTGCTACTAAAGAAGATTAAGGCGTCGTCTATGCTGGCATGGGAACATTTTGTCTTTCATGGCGAATTTGATTTTTCACAGAACTCGCTAAAAGACTCTCAACAGATAGATCTACAAAAAATCCTTGATCCAGACCTGATCAAAGAATAA
- a CDS encoding c-type cytochrome: MKSFSKILQKSPLYISGFVWLAFNAAWVNAESQPINGAEVFNNNCTRCHNARSLDEFSLEEWAVIMPHMREKAHLTGKETDAVMQFVALVKNDIGESNTSQNNQPTLSGKVLFTKYSCQGCHSIKGKGGSVGPALDSIVGSKGEEFFIQKLKNPQFNNPSSPMPKMPLNGAEIDALLDYLKNL; this comes from the coding sequence ATGAAATCATTTTCAAAAATATTACAAAAATCACCACTATACATTTCTGGATTCGTGTGGCTGGCGTTTAACGCAGCGTGGGTGAACGCAGAATCACAGCCCATAAATGGTGCGGAGGTATTCAACAACAACTGCACGCGTTGCCACAATGCGCGTTCACTGGATGAGTTTTCTCTCGAAGAGTGGGCCGTGATCATGCCGCACATGCGTGAAAAGGCACATTTAACGGGTAAAGAAACGGATGCCGTGATGCAGTTTGTAGCATTGGTTAAAAATGATATTGGCGAAAGTAATACCTCTCAAAACAACCAACCAACCTTAAGCGGGAAAGTATTATTTACAAAATACAGTTGTCAGGGTTGTCACAGTATAAAAGGTAAAGGCGGTAGCGTTGGTCCAGCTTTAGATTCAATTGTTGGCAGCAAGGGTGAGGAATTTTTTATCCAAAAGCTCAAAAACCCTCAATTCAATAATCCTTCGTCGCCCATGCCAAAAATGCCGTTGAATGGCGCAGAAATCGATGCGTTGTTGGATTATCTAAAAAACCTATAA
- a CDS encoding c-type cytochrome, with the protein MKSIKYTAIFFFAVFIGGVGFIYSGIYPMGADVPHNKLTYWVLETLREQSIARAAKNVVVPANLDDPDRLLAGGADYNDMCSSCHLKPGKMRSDFSEGLYPMPPNLSMQNDEHGHAHELSDEKAAARQFWIIKHGIKASGMPAWGLGHDDNRIWSMVAFLQRLPDLSTEQYQIITAREQSEK; encoded by the coding sequence ATGAAAAGCATTAAATACACTGCAATATTTTTCTTTGCTGTTTTTATTGGCGGTGTTGGATTTATATATTCGGGAATTTATCCAATGGGGGCAGATGTTCCGCACAATAAATTAACCTATTGGGTGCTGGAAACTTTACGAGAGCAGTCTATAGCTAGAGCGGCAAAAAATGTAGTTGTGCCAGCCAATTTGGATGATCCAGATCGTTTACTGGCTGGTGGTGCTGACTATAATGATATGTGTTCGAGCTGCCATTTGAAGCCAGGGAAAATGCGATCTGATTTCAGTGAGGGCTTGTATCCAATGCCGCCAAATTTAAGCATGCAAAATGACGAACATGGTCATGCGCATGAACTGAGTGACGAAAAAGCAGCGGCGCGTCAATTTTGGATAATTAAGCATGGTATCAAGGCGTCAGGAATGCCTGCTTGGGGGCTAGGCCATGATGATAATCGGATTTGGTCAATGGTGGCATTTCTTCAGCGCTTACCTGATCTAAGTACAGAGCAATACCAAATAATTACCGCACGAGAACAAAGTGAAAAATGA
- the glgP gene encoding alpha-glucan family phosphorylase: MLNDFINKSRVAYFSMEIALHENLPTYSGGLGVLAGDSMLSAADLDLPMVGVTLVSREGYFRQHLDLHGRQTESPETWEPSEHATRLHVKTSIHLDGEDVWIGAWLYELNGHMNGTIPILLLDTYLDENTPENQKLTHYLYGGDSRYRLKQGAILGIGGKRILQSLGFSVFRYHMNEGHAALLVPELLKQFPFRSDDVKAGEFPFDLPRVRDLCCFTTHTPIGAGHDSFGYDLVEDVIGAEIEVTILKKMAGDESLNLTRLALNGSQYVNGVAKKHADVSREMFPGYRIHAITNGIHPHRWVCPQLAELFDEYLPGWCHEPELLRNVDVIPCDQLWEAHQTAKTQLINHINQTQNVLLENDLPVLGFARRMTSYKRVDLLFTNIDTLKQIAARYPFQIVLGGKAHPNDLDGKHLIQQLHILSESLRGDIPVVFLENYDIRQAKLLVAGSDIWLNTPLRPFEASGTSGMKAAINGVANLSVMDGWWIEGCVEGQTGWAIGGVSESENGNDALSLYQKLECDALPMYYERRSDWVKMMKICIQKNGTFFNSHRMMRRYVCEAYL, from the coding sequence ATGTTAAACGACTTTATCAATAAATCTCGTGTTGCCTATTTCTCCATGGAAATCGCGTTGCATGAAAATTTGCCGACGTATTCCGGGGGATTAGGCGTGCTTGCTGGCGACTCCATGTTGTCCGCAGCCGACTTGGATTTGCCAATGGTAGGAGTGACTTTGGTAAGTCGTGAAGGCTATTTTCGTCAGCATCTTGATTTGCACGGTAGGCAAACGGAATCACCCGAAACGTGGGAGCCTTCTGAGCATGCAACTCGTTTACATGTAAAAACGTCCATTCATTTGGATGGCGAAGACGTTTGGATCGGAGCGTGGTTGTACGAACTCAACGGACATATGAATGGAACCATACCTATCTTGTTGTTGGATACGTATCTTGATGAAAACACTCCCGAAAACCAAAAACTAACGCATTATTTATATGGAGGTGATTCACGTTACCGATTAAAACAAGGAGCCATTCTAGGTATAGGAGGAAAACGGATTCTACAGTCCTTGGGATTTAGTGTGTTTCGATACCATATGAACGAAGGGCATGCTGCACTTTTGGTTCCCGAACTTCTTAAACAATTTCCATTCCGGTCGGATGATGTTAAGGCTGGCGAGTTTCCGTTTGACCTACCGCGTGTTCGAGATTTATGTTGTTTTACGACGCATACTCCGATTGGTGCAGGACATGACAGCTTTGGTTACGATTTAGTGGAGGACGTGATTGGCGCCGAAATCGAAGTAACTATTCTTAAAAAAATGGCTGGCGACGAAAGTCTCAATTTAACGCGCTTGGCATTGAACGGAAGTCAATACGTGAATGGCGTGGCAAAAAAACACGCTGATGTCTCGCGTGAGATGTTTCCTGGTTACCGTATTCACGCGATTACAAATGGCATTCATCCACATCGATGGGTATGCCCGCAACTCGCTGAATTGTTTGACGAGTATTTACCTGGTTGGTGTCATGAGCCTGAATTACTACGAAACGTTGATGTAATCCCATGCGATCAATTATGGGAGGCCCATCAAACCGCAAAAACTCAGTTGATCAATCATATTAATCAAACTCAAAACGTATTACTCGAAAATGATTTACCGGTACTAGGGTTTGCTCGACGAATGACATCGTATAAGCGCGTGGATTTATTGTTTACAAACATCGACACCCTTAAGCAGATAGCGGCCCGGTACCCATTTCAGATAGTCCTTGGTGGTAAAGCGCACCCAAATGATCTTGATGGAAAACACCTTATCCAACAATTGCATATTCTCAGTGAGTCGCTTCGAGGCGATATTCCTGTTGTTTTTTTAGAAAACTACGATATTAGACAAGCCAAATTGCTCGTAGCGGGCAGTGACATCTGGCTAAACACGCCGTTACGACCTTTTGAAGCCTCGGGCACCAGTGGAATGAAAGCGGCTATTAACGGTGTTGCCAACTTGAGTGTCATGGATGGATGGTGGATAGAGGGATGTGTCGAGGGACAAACTGGTTGGGCTATTGGCGGTGTCTCGGAATCAGAAAACGGTAACGATGCGTTAAGCCTTTACCAAAAGCTCGAATGTGATGCTTTGCCAATGTATTACGAGCGTCGCTCCGACTGGGTCAAAATGATGAAAATCTGTATTCAAAAAAATGGAACGTTTTTTAACAGTCATCGCATGATGCGCCGTTATGTGTGCGAGGCGTATTTGTAG